In one window of Vibrio sp. JC009 DNA:
- a CDS encoding ShlB/FhaC/HecB family hemolysin secretion/activation protein encodes MIKTRFEGRQFAVSVLAFSVAFPALGANTPDAGQVLRDAQLPSVKPETQLKSQVKPELKQEPAQRFGPFFQVFDIEISGSTLFLQEDFTDLKQMAIGPKVSISDLDSLCKAIDHHYVLSGYLAKTSIPEQDITSGHVVLKVTEGKLGDVVINTHEDHLRFSEIRAEKITRTDQPDSGLLNLPALRNSMQVLNNMPGVNANARLVPSQRVEGTDVIVGMENSELTKTQIQLDNHGSRSTGRERALGTLVLDGPFGFGDRLAAIAMKTEGIEMLQLSGSVPVSDYGSRLSAFYSTLNYEIVKGLDGIDADGKSESFSLQYDHPRLLAPAFNSNETVSFSSTQLEDYIVGVETSDKDVNALSLSSRGTIKDDQLFENASPENGTYYLFTLTGGRVDLSGNASDLEQDEESAGVHGSFSKLNFELNRSESFISDSLLRLSLKGQLANENLDSSQQMSLGGAYGVRGYPVGEASGSTAFLAKAQVHKLASETLDIFGFLDAGWVRLNENKWDGWESDNSGIPNEYALYSFGAGANWQPGSNVRFNAMVAHVLGPNPGADSNGNNADGKDDDARLWLQLVVDI; translated from the coding sequence ATGATAAAGACCAGATTTGAGGGTCGTCAGTTTGCAGTGTCGGTTCTGGCTTTTTCAGTCGCTTTTCCTGCTCTGGGGGCAAATACACCGGATGCAGGTCAGGTGCTCAGGGATGCGCAGTTACCTTCGGTCAAACCGGAGACACAATTAAAATCACAGGTTAAGCCTGAGTTAAAGCAGGAGCCCGCGCAGCGATTCGGGCCGTTTTTTCAGGTTTTCGATATTGAGATCTCCGGTTCAACCCTGTTTCTCCAGGAAGACTTTACAGATCTTAAGCAGATGGCTATTGGGCCAAAAGTGTCCATCAGTGATTTAGACAGCTTATGTAAAGCGATTGACCATCACTATGTACTTAGCGGATATCTTGCGAAAACGTCGATTCCTGAGCAGGACATTACCAGTGGCCATGTGGTTTTAAAGGTTACCGAGGGGAAACTGGGTGATGTGGTGATTAATACCCATGAAGATCATTTGCGCTTTTCTGAAATCCGGGCTGAAAAAATTACAAGGACAGATCAGCCGGACAGCGGCTTGCTGAATTTACCTGCCCTGAGAAACTCCATGCAGGTGCTGAATAATATGCCGGGCGTGAATGCCAACGCAAGACTGGTTCCCAGCCAGAGAGTGGAAGGGACTGATGTTATTGTGGGTATGGAAAACAGTGAGCTTACCAAAACACAGATCCAGCTGGACAATCATGGTTCACGAAGTACAGGAAGAGAGAGAGCACTGGGTACACTGGTGCTGGATGGTCCCTTTGGCTTTGGTGACAGGTTAGCCGCTATAGCGATGAAAACCGAAGGCATTGAAATGCTTCAACTGTCTGGTTCGGTGCCTGTTTCTGATTACGGCTCAAGGTTAAGTGCATTTTATTCCACCCTAAACTATGAAATCGTAAAAGGGCTGGATGGGATAGATGCAGATGGCAAATCTGAGTCATTCAGTCTTCAGTATGACCACCCGAGACTTCTGGCTCCCGCTTTTAATTCCAATGAAACGGTCAGTTTTAGTTCTACGCAACTGGAAGACTATATCGTTGGCGTTGAGACTTCGGATAAAGATGTTAATGCCCTCAGTTTAAGTAGCCGTGGGACAATTAAAGATGACCAGTTGTTCGAAAATGCGAGTCCGGAAAATGGCACTTATTATCTGTTTACCCTGACAGGCGGCAGAGTGGATTTATCCGGCAACGCCTCTGATCTTGAACAGGATGAAGAGAGTGCCGGTGTTCACGGCTCTTTCAGTAAGCTTAACTTTGAGTTAAACCGCTCAGAATCGTTTATTTCCGACTCTCTTTTGAGGTTAAGCCTGAAAGGGCAATTGGCGAATGAGAATCTGGATTCATCCCAACAGATGAGCTTAGGTGGTGCTTATGGTGTGCGGGGTTATCCCGTAGGGGAGGCTTCAGGTTCTACCGCTTTTCTTGCCAAAGCACAGGTTCATAAACTGGCTTCTGAAACGCTGGATATTTTTGGATTTCTGGATGCTGGCTGGGTGCGTCTGAATGAAAATAAATGGGACGGCTGGGAGAGTGATAACAGCGGTATTCCCAATGAATACGCACTCTATTCATTTGGAGCAGGAGCAAACTGGCAACCTGGCTCTAATGTGAGATTTAACGCGATGGTGGCTCATGTGCTTGGACCGAATCCGGGCGCTGACAGCAATGGTAATAACGCTGACGGCAAAGATGATGACGCCAGATTATGGCTACAACTGGTGGTGGATATCTGA